ACGGCCTTCACGGGCACGCCGCGTGCCGCCAGGCGGGTCAGCAGCAGATGGCCCGGCGGTGCGACGGAGAAATCGCGGCGGTTGGGCGTGCGTACGTACGCACCCGAGGTGCCGGTGAACGGCCTGGCGATCACGCGGCTCATCTCGTGGGGGGGCCTCAACATCCGCCGGGTCGCTGCGCAGACGCGGTAGAGCTCGTCCAGCGGGACCACGTCCTCGTGGGCCGCGATCTGGAAGACCGAATCGGCGGAGGTGTAGACGATCAACTTGCCGGTGGCGACGTGCTCGTCACCCAGGTCCTGGATGATCTGCGTGCCGGAAGCAGGCCTGTTTCCGATCAGGTCGTGACCTGTTGTCTCGCGGAACGCGGCGAGCAGGTCCTCGGGAAAACCGGCCGGATACGTGGGATAAGGGCGGTCCGTGAGTACACCCATGAGTTCCCAGTGACCGGTGGTGCTGTCCTTGCCTTTCGACATCTCGGCCATGCGGCCGTAGCTGCCGCGCGGACGGGCGGCCGGCGGCACGCCCTCTATCCCGTGCAGGTTGCCGAGTCCCAGCGCCTGCAGACACGGCAGCGCGAGCCCGCCCACGTGCTCGGCAGTATGGCCGAGCGTATCGGATCCCACGTCGCCGTACGCGGCGGCGTCGGGCAACGCACCCACGCCCACACCATCCAGGATGATCACGATGGCTGTCCCCAAATCCGCCTCCCTTCGTGCGACATCGGCCCAGCCTAGGATCGCCTCCACGGTAAGTCAACGGCATGCTGCGGGCAAGCTGCCGGCAGTCCACGCTTGTCTGGTCGGCCACGGCGCGTATTATATGACGCATGCATGCCGACCTCTTCGCCAAGGATGACCCGCGCCCGCGCGGGTCGGAGTCCGTGAAAGACACGGAAGCCGCCGGGTCAACGTCGACCCCGCTCGCCGAACGCATGCGTCCGCGCTCGGTCGACGAGATCGTCGGGCAGGACGACCTGCTCGGGCCGGACAGACCCTTGCGGCGCCTGATCGACGGGGACATCCTCCCCTCGCTGCTCCTGTGGGGTCCGCCGGGTTGCGGCAAGACCTCGCTGGCCCGCGCCGCCGCCCGCGCGACGGACGCCCATTTCCTCGAATACAGCGCCGTGCAGGTGGGCAGCAAGGAACTGAAGGCGGTGATGGCCGAGGCCGCGCGGATCCGCCGCTCCCTCGGCCGGCGCACCATCATCTTCCTGGACGAGATCCATCGCTTCAACAAGGCCCAGCAGGACGCCCTGCTGCCCTGGGTCGAGAAGGGCGATGTCACCCTGATCGGCGCCACGACCGAGAACCCGTCCTTCGAGATCAATGCCGCGCTGCTGTCGCGTACGCGGCTGTTCGTGCTGCAGCTGCTGCGCGAGGACCACCTGGTCGTCATCATGAAACGCGCGCTCGAAGATCCCCGGGGGCTCGCGGGCTATGCGCCCGTTCTCACGGACGGAGCCCTCGGCGCGCTGGCGATCATGAGCGACGGGGATGCGCGCGTGGCCCTGAATCTCCTGGAGATGGCCGCCGCCGCGGCGTGCGAGGGGCCGGTCAACCCGGGATCGCTCACCCTCGACACCGATGACATCACGCGCATGGTGCATGAGCGCAGCATCCGCTTCGACAAGGCGGGCGAGGAATTCTACAACCTCATCAGCGCCCTGCACAAATCGGTGCGCAACAGCGACGCCGATGCCGCCATCTACTACCTGGCGCGCATGCTGGAAGGCGGCGCCGACCCGCTCTACGTGTCCAGGAGGCTGGTGAGATGCGCCAGCGAGGACGTCGGGATGGCCGACCCCGGCGCCCTGGTCCAGGCCATCGCCGCCCGGGACGCCGTGCGCTTCGTCGGCATGCCCGAGGCCGCGCTGGCCCTTGCGCAGGCGTGCGTCTACCTTTCCCTGGCGCCCAAGAGCAATGCGCTCTATAAAGCCTACCAGGCCGCTGCCGATGAGGTCAGGGAGGGCATCACGCCGCCCGTACCATTCCAGCTGCGCAACGCCCCCACAGCCCTGATGAAGCAGCTTGGCTACGGCAAGGACTATGCATATGCTCACGACGAGGCGGGCGGCGTCGCCGCCATGGAGTGCCTCCCCAAGCGACTGCGCGGGCGCCTTTTCTACGAGCCGACGATGCGGGGGCTGGAGAAACGTTACCGCGAGCGACTGGAACGGATACGGGAATGGCGAAAGCACGCAACCCGGGACGACGACCCGGCAGGAGACGAATGATGAAGAGAATCGGGGTTCTCACCGGCGGCGGCGACGCGGCCGGCATGAACGCTGCCCTGCGGGCGGTCGTGAGGACCGGCCTCGGCGCCGGTGTCGAGATCATCGGTATCCGCCGGGGTTGGCTCGGGCTCAGCGAAGCCCATGCGATGCCCCTGTCCACCGCCGATGTGGGCGGGATCCTCCACCAGGGCGGCACCATCCTGCGCACTTTCCGGTATCCCGAGTTCGTGGAGAAATCCGGCCAGGACAAGGTGCGCCAGGCCCTGCGGGAGCTCAAGCTGGACGGCATGGTGATCATCGGCGGCGACGGCAGCTTCCGCGGTGCGCGCGTGCTCGACCAGGAATTCGACCTGCCGGTCATGGGCGTCCCCGCCACCATCGACAACGACATTCCCGGTACGGACTTCTCGATCGGTTTCGATACCGCCCTGAACATCGCCGTGGACGCCGTGGACAAGATCCGGGATACCGCGTCGAGCCACGGGCGCATTTTCGTGATCGAGGTCATGGGTCGCCGCTGCGGCCTGCTGGCCATGGAGGCCGGTCTGTGCTGCGGCGCCGAGGAGGTCATCGTGCCGGAGATACCGCACGACCTCGACGCGATCTGCCACCGTATCGAAGGGGGATACGACCGGGGCAAGCAGCATGCGGTGATCATCGTGGCCGAGGGGGCGGCCAAGGCGCCCTACATCGAGTACGAGTTGAAGTCCCGCCTGCAGCGCAGCGTGCGCATGGTGGTGCTGGGGCACGTCCAGCGCGGCGGGTCCCCCACCGCATCGGACCGCGTCCTGGCCACCAAGCTGGGCGTGGCGGCGACCGAGCTGCTGATCTCCGGCCAACGCTGCAAGATGGTCGGCCTCGTCGCCAACCGGGTCAAGACGAGCTCGCTCGTCGCGCGGGGACACAGCACCCACGACGCCGTGCTGGCCTACGAGGAGATGCTGCGCAAGCTCACCTGACACCTCGTGGATCGGCTGCCGACGATACGAGCCCTCCGCCGCGCGGCGGAGGGCTCGTCGTTTCGGCGCGCCGTTCAGAGGCTAATTGCCTAATTGCCGACGATGTAGGTATTGGCGTAGCGGAACCAGTTTATCTTCATGGTGCCGCAGATGTGGCCCAGATCTCCGTAGGTCTTGCGTCGCTCGGTACGCTTGTCCTCTACGCTGGCGAGCGAGAAGGAGCCCACCAGCGGCAGGTTCTTCGCCTTGAGCAGTTCGAGCATGTATTGGGCGCCCACCTCCAGTTCCACGATGCGGAAGGTGGACTTGGGAAAGACCGCGTACCAGGAGTAGTCGGCGGCCGTGGCGTTGGCCCTCTGCTCGTCGGTCAGGTCGTGGCGCGGCATGTAGACGAAGTTCTCCACGATCGACTGCACCTTCAGCAGCGCATCCCCTTCGTTCGCGGGCATGTAGTCCTGGATGAGGCTCACGCGTTGCCAGTCCAGGTCCGGAAGAGGCGCGCCGGGCGTCTCCATCTCGGTCTGGCTGAGGGGGGTGATGTCCGGGATCAGGTAGGTGCCGACCGAATCGACGGACGTGATCATCTCCCCGTTGCGGTACCGCTTGAGGAAGAGGTGCGTGGTCGTGTTGTTGTTATCGAAGCGCTTCTGCACGCCCAGCCGGGAACCTGCGTAACTGGCGTAGTTGTTTTCGATGTCGGGACCGACCAGGAAGTGCAGCTGGTTGCCCTTGCGAACGATGGCCAGGTCGCCCTTGGCGTAATCGAGCTCGGGTGCGTCGATCTCGAACAGGAAGTCCGCGCTCAGGGTGTCGCCGGCCATCACGCGCTCAAGCGTCGTGTAGACGTACGGATCGACAACTTTCTCCCCTCCGCAACCGGCCAATCCGGCGAGGGCTGCGACGGCCAGGGCCAGCAGCAGCGGACAAGAGGCCCGGCACGGCGAGGATGAAACAGCAAACATGGAAAACCTCCCTTGGCGTATCGACCTCATCATCCGGCAACCGGCCGGACAATCATGGGCATCTTCAGATCAGAATCGATTCACGCGGCATGTTATCCGCCGTTCGCTTCGTCGTCAAGGCCGGGCAGGGCGGACGCTATGAAATTGGCGACTTCGCGTGGAAAATGCAAATGGCAAAAGCGGAATTGATCGGAGGCTAAAGGCCGGGCAGAGCCTCCGCCAGTTCCAGGAGCAGTTCGTGCGTGGGTTTGTTGCATTCCCACAGGGTGTGGAAGATGTCCCAGTGCTGCGGCAAGAGCATGCCCGTGACCGAGAAGGTGCGGAAGAATCGACGCCTGCGCTCCGCCACCGGATGGCCCGGCATGGCGGCGCGCCGCAAGCGACCGTCCACGGTCACGGCCCAGGCTTCCTGATACGATTCCGCCAGCTTTCGCGGCACCTCCTCTGGCCGGACGACCCCCGCCAGGATGTCCTTCACGGCAAGAAACTGGTGATGGAGATAGCGCTCGGCCTTGCGGGCGGAGAACGCGGCGGGTGTAACCGGATCCGGGTCGCGCCTTTCGCCGAGTTCCCACGGCAGGGACGCCGGCCTCATGGTCAACGAGGCCGCGCTATCGCGCAGGAAGAGATCCTCGTGACAATACAGGTTCAGCTCCGTCCGGTCGCATATGCCCAGCCAGGAGCGCTCGTCGGCCGCGACATCGTCCACGATCAGGGCGATCTCGGTCAACCAACGCCACAGCTCGTGCTGGGCTGAAGCCGCGCGCGCCAGGGGAATCAGCCGTTCCCCGTATTGCCAGTCGGTGGGCAGGATCACGATGCGCTGGGTCAAGCCGGCTACTCCTCGATCAGGGGCCCGCCGTCCACGGGACGCAGACGGGCGGTGAAGTGGCGCAGGATGGGCGCTTCGTATTCGATCTCCAAACCCCGCAGGCGCTCGCGACGTTCCCCGAGTCTGCCGCAAATCTCGGCCACGTATGTCAAGTGGGTCTCGGTGTAGACGCGGCGCGGTACCGCCAGGCGCACGAGCTCCATCGCGGGGTAGATCGTCTCTCCCGTCCCTGGATCGGTATGGGCGAACATGAGACTGCCGATCTCCACGCCGCGCACACCTCCCTCCAGGTAGAGCGCGCAGGCCAGGGACTGGGCCGGGAACAGGGCTTGGGGAATGTGCGGCAGCATACTCTTGGCGTCCACGTAGACGGCGTGCCCGCCCACGGGCCTGATGATGGGGACGCCCCGCGCCTGCATCTCCTCGCCCATGCGTTGCACTTGGCCGATGCGGTAGGTCAGGTAGTCGTCATCGACGACTTCCCTCAGTCCCTGGGCCACGGCCGCCAGGTCGCGGCCGGCCAGCCCTCCGTAGGTGCGAAAGCCCTCGATCAGGATCAGCAGGTTGGTGATGTCCTGAGCCCAGTCGTCGTCGTCCAGGCAGAGGAACCCCCCTATGTTGACCAGCGCGTCCTTCTTGGCGCTCATGGTGCAGCCGTTGCCGAGCGAGAAGATCTCCCTGGCGATCGCCTTGATCGACATCTCCGCGTAGCCCTCCTCGCGGCGCTTGATGAACCAGGCGTTCTCCGCAAATCTACACGCGTCGAAGATCAGGGGCAGGCCCTTGTCCCTGCAGAAATCCGAGACGGCGCGGATGTTCGCCAGCGAGACCGGCTGGCCGCCGCCGCTGTTGTTGGTGATGGTCAGCATGACGAAGGGGATGCGGTCTCCGTACCGCTCGTAGGCGGCGCCGAGCTTGTCCAGAGACATGTTGCCCTTGAAAGGCAGTTCGATCGATGGGTCGAGACCCTCGTCGATCACGCAGTCGATGGCCAGGGCACCCTGGTGTTCCACGTTGGCACGGGTCGTGTCGAAGTGGATGTTGTTGGGCACCACCGAATCGGCCTTCAGCCGCGTGGTGAACAGGAGGTTCTCCGCCACCCTCCCCTGATGTGTCGGGATGACGTGCTTGTAGCCGAAGAGGTCGCGGATCGTCGCCTCGAATTCGTAGTAGTTTCGACTGCCCGCATAGGCCTCGTCGCCCTGGACCAAGGCGCCCCACTGGGCGTCGCTCATGGCTGAGGTGCCGCTGTCGGTGAGCAGATCGACATAGATCGCTTCGGAGGGGATGCTGAAGAGGTTGTACCCCGCTTTCCTCAGATGGGCCGCCCGCTCGGCGGGGCTCACGTTCTTGACGTGCTCGACGACCTTGATGCGGTAAGGGACGAAGGGCAGATCCATGCTCCCACTCTCCGGTTGCACTGCGGGAATGTCCGAAGCGCCTCTGACAGGGCGAACTTAACAGCAGGGCACATCGTGGACAAGCAACACCTGGCGTCGCGCGGTGACGAGGCGGTCGGCTATGATCCGTCCGTCAGCGGGGAACGATCCTTGTACAGGACCAGCAGCCGATCGGTCGCCCGCTGCAGGACCTGATAGTGATGCAGCGGCGGCTCGGTGCCCAGACAGAAATACGCGAGCGAACCGGCCGGCGCGCCCTCGCCTTCGTCCGGCGTCGATAGCATCAGCACCGGGCTGCCCCGACCGGCGGACGGCTGATCGGGCAGCTCGCCGACGACACGGCGCCAGGCTTCCAGCAGGGGCCTGGCCAGGAATTCAACGAGATCCACATCCGCAAAATCGCTGGCCAACCTCGCGGCGCGGGCACGATTGGCGGAACATGCCAAAAACGATTCCGACCAGCCCGACCGGGACACCCTGTCATGGAATCCACCCACCGTGAGCCCGGTTTCGTCCCTCAGGCCCTCCAGCCAGACACGGTATTCCGCGACATCCGACCGCGGCAGCAGGGCGGCGGCATGGGCGACGCCCGCCCCGCTGTCCCCCGTATCGTCACCTGCCAGACACGCGACGGCGTCACGAGCGGCCGCGACGAATTCCAGCGTGCCCGGCAACAGCAGCTCGTCGAGTTCCCAGCGGTAGACGGGTAGCCAGCCCATCCGCGCGGCGGCGCGGCCGAGGTATTCCAGGTCCGCGGGGACGGGGGCGACGGCATGCCATAGCAGACCGCCCCATTCCGCCTGTTTCTCGCACATCAGGGTCATGCCGTCGTCCAGGCTGGCCGTGAGCATTGCACACACCTCGCCGCGAGCCTGACGACTCGGCTGCAGCCGAGGGCGGCGTCGTGTCGCCTGTTCCGCCATGTCCAGCACCTCCTCGCAGACCCGCCGCGACTGCCGCTTCTGTGCGGTCATCCGGCGGACCGCTTCCGCCTCGGGAGGAGTCAGGAAGAGGTGCTCCCAGGACTCGGTGGCCAGCACCGGCTCCACCGTCCAGATCTGGACGCCCAACCGGAACCTCTGCGCCAGGCGGAAACGCTCGGCGGCTCCCATCAG
Above is a genomic segment from bacterium containing:
- a CDS encoding phosphopentomutase — translated: MGTAIVIILDGVGVGALPDAAAYGDVGSDTLGHTAEHVGGLALPCLQALGLGNLHGIEGVPPAARPRGSYGRMAEMSKGKDSTTGHWELMGVLTDRPYPTYPAGFPEDLLAAFRETTGHDLIGNRPASGTQIIQDLGDEHVATGKLIVYTSADSVFQIAAHEDVVPLDELYRVCAATRRMLRPPHEMSRVIARPFTGTSGAYVRTPNRRDFSVAPPGHLLLTRLAARGVPVKAVGKIADLYAGAGISEKIVSKSNAAGMKALAGLYEAAADASALYLLNLVDFDMLWGHRNDPAGMARDLESFDGWLSGFLDGLRDGDLLLMTADHGNDPTTPSTDHSREYVPLLAKLGGSGPGRDLGVRETFADLGATLAEYFGLPAPELGTSFLAALQPAEEE
- a CDS encoding replication-associated recombination protein A, with the translated sequence MHADLFAKDDPRPRGSESVKDTEAAGSTSTPLAERMRPRSVDEIVGQDDLLGPDRPLRRLIDGDILPSLLLWGPPGCGKTSLARAAARATDAHFLEYSAVQVGSKELKAVMAEAARIRRSLGRRTIIFLDEIHRFNKAQQDALLPWVEKGDVTLIGATTENPSFEINAALLSRTRLFVLQLLREDHLVVIMKRALEDPRGLAGYAPVLTDGALGALAIMSDGDARVALNLLEMAAAAACEGPVNPGSLTLDTDDITRMVHERSIRFDKAGEEFYNLISALHKSVRNSDADAAIYYLARMLEGGADPLYVSRRLVRCASEDVGMADPGALVQAIAARDAVRFVGMPEAALALAQACVYLSLAPKSNALYKAYQAAADEVREGITPPVPFQLRNAPTALMKQLGYGKDYAYAHDEAGGVAAMECLPKRLRGRLFYEPTMRGLEKRYRERLERIREWRKHATRDDDPAGDE
- a CDS encoding 6-phosphofructokinase translates to MKRIGVLTGGGDAAGMNAALRAVVRTGLGAGVEIIGIRRGWLGLSEAHAMPLSTADVGGILHQGGTILRTFRYPEFVEKSGQDKVRQALRELKLDGMVIIGGDGSFRGARVLDQEFDLPVMGVPATIDNDIPGTDFSIGFDTALNIAVDAVDKIRDTASSHGRIFVIEVMGRRCGLLAMEAGLCCGAEEVIVPEIPHDLDAICHRIEGGYDRGKQHAVIIVAEGAAKAPYIEYELKSRLQRSVRMVVLGHVQRGGSPTASDRVLATKLGVAATELLISGQRCKMVGLVANRVKTSSLVARGHSTHDAVLAYEEMLRKLT
- a CDS encoding tryptophanase: MDLPFVPYRIKVVEHVKNVSPAERAAHLRKAGYNLFSIPSEAIYVDLLTDSGTSAMSDAQWGALVQGDEAYAGSRNYYEFEATIRDLFGYKHVIPTHQGRVAENLLFTTRLKADSVVPNNIHFDTTRANVEHQGALAIDCVIDEGLDPSIELPFKGNMSLDKLGAAYERYGDRIPFVMLTITNNSGGGQPVSLANIRAVSDFCRDKGLPLIFDACRFAENAWFIKRREEGYAEMSIKAIAREIFSLGNGCTMSAKKDALVNIGGFLCLDDDDWAQDITNLLILIEGFRTYGGLAGRDLAAVAQGLREVVDDDYLTYRIGQVQRMGEEMQARGVPIIRPVGGHAVYVDAKSMLPHIPQALFPAQSLACALYLEGGVRGVEIGSLMFAHTDPGTGETIYPAMELVRLAVPRRVYTETHLTYVAEICGRLGERRERLRGLEIEYEAPILRHFTARLRPVDGGPLIEE